The Flavobacterium faecale genome has a segment encoding these proteins:
- a CDS encoding RagB/SusD family nutrient uptake outer membrane protein, giving the protein MIQFKIKQKALFITIMTCSILSLSSCDEKDFLTVNNPNSVTEATFWKTPTQFNSALTTVYAALQFQSISGSGLPDEEVRADIADTFTFFRPLIYRQLTYTDNSPQVVSKWSELYIGIFRANQVIGQIEKVDTSTFAPNEKENILAQAKCLRAFFYFQLIHTYGKAVIRTEVSTTDFNKKLSSIEEVTNTIIIPDLNYARLNLPPSWTGLNIGRVTSGTATSLRGKVYLYDKKWDLAAADFKEVIDSNVYTLTPKILDNFTDQNEFNSESILEVAYSSTASPGASGNNVDDTPFASGAEANAVGSQYASIGGFGGFNTVISNYYLHELFLSDEVDTNNAVNAPVGGVTNKQSKRLTASIAPKDFEGTYFGVTNTNTQVHTYRGLGLTAIVKKYTNWYQGTAEIALNRSGINFRHIRLADVYLMYAEAVLNASTLPAGVSDPIAESIKYIDLVRERAGVKTLKQYLAANSNTFPQLNISKQRYITQPMVAPTKQNLMTHLQMVERPLELCFEGHRWKDLVRWGIVKDVFTTLGSNLSWRRDNFATIVGKAPLTIEGSVNLLALTAVANYQSSFHDYFPIPATELQSNKGL; this is encoded by the coding sequence ATGATACAATTTAAAATAAAACAAAAAGCATTGTTCATTACCATAATGACATGCTCCATTTTATCACTATCTAGTTGTGATGAGAAAGATTTTCTAACGGTAAATAACCCTAACTCGGTAACTGAGGCTACATTTTGGAAAACGCCTACACAGTTTAATAGTGCATTGACAACTGTATATGCTGCTTTGCAATTTCAATCAATAAGTGGTAGTGGTTTGCCGGATGAAGAAGTAAGAGCGGATATTGCAGATACCTTTACTTTTTTCAGGCCATTGATTTATAGACAATTAACGTATACGGATAATAGTCCACAAGTGGTAAGTAAATGGAGTGAATTATATATTGGGATTTTCAGAGCCAATCAAGTAATTGGTCAGATCGAAAAGGTTGATACTTCGACTTTTGCGCCAAATGAAAAGGAAAATATTTTAGCTCAAGCTAAATGTTTAAGAGCTTTTTTCTATTTTCAATTAATTCACACTTATGGTAAAGCGGTGATTCGTACAGAGGTTTCTACTACCGATTTTAATAAAAAATTGAGTAGTATTGAAGAAGTTACAAATACAATAATTATTCCAGATTTGAATTATGCTAGACTAAATTTACCTCCATCATGGACAGGTTTAAATATTGGAAGAGTAACTTCTGGTACAGCTACTTCCTTACGCGGAAAAGTATATTTATACGATAAAAAATGGGATCTTGCTGCCGCAGATTTTAAAGAAGTAATTGACTCGAATGTTTATACTTTAACGCCTAAAATTTTAGACAATTTTACAGATCAAAATGAATTTAACTCAGAATCAATTCTTGAAGTAGCTTATAGTTCTACAGCAAGTCCAGGTGCTAGTGGAAACAATGTTGATGATACTCCATTTGCATCAGGTGCTGAGGCAAATGCTGTTGGTTCACAATATGCATCCATCGGAGGATTTGGAGGCTTTAATACGGTTATCTCCAATTATTATTTACATGAATTATTTTTAAGTGACGAAGTAGACACCAATAATGCTGTGAATGCACCTGTTGGAGGAGTTACCAACAAGCAGTCTAAAAGACTTACCGCTTCTATAGCTCCAAAAGATTTTGAAGGAACCTATTTTGGTGTAACCAATACCAATACTCAAGTACATACTTACAGAGGTTTAGGATTGACTGCTATAGTAAAAAAATATACCAACTGGTATCAAGGAACGGCTGAAATAGCATTAAATCGTAGTGGTATTAATTTTAGACATATCCGTTTGGCAGATGTTTATTTGATGTATGCAGAGGCTGTATTAAATGCAAGTACGCTACCTGCTGGTGTATCTGATCCTATTGCAGAATCAATAAAATATATTGATTTGGTGAGAGAAAGAGCTGGGGTTAAAACTTTAAAACAATATTTAGCCGCTAACAGCAATACGTTTCCTCAACTTAATATTAGTAAACAAAGGTATATAACTCAACCTATGGTGGCTCCTACAAAACAAAATTTAATGACGCATCTTCAAATGGTGGAAAGACCATTGGAACTATGTTTTGAAGGACATCGTTGGAAGGATTTAGTACGTTGGGGAATTGTAAAAGATGTGTTTACAACTCTGGGATCTAACTTGAGTTGGAGAAGAGATAATTTTGCTACCATTGTAGGGAAAGCACCATTGACAATTGAGGGGTCGGTTAATTTATTAGCATTAACAGCTGTGGCAAATTATCAGTCTTCATTTCATGACTATTTCCCGATTCCTGCAACTGAATTGCAATCAAATAAAGGGTTATAA
- a CDS encoding LacI family DNA-binding transcriptional regulator, with translation MKYITIKDIAKKLKISVSTVSRAFNDKADINATTKDLVLKTAKELGYRPNPIAKKLMQQRSYTIGIIVPEFVNAFFPKVIIGVQEIALKKGYQVLIAQSNECYETELKNIKTLEDSMVDGLIISLSSESKNTEYYQDLIRSGFPIVFFNRVNNQLNCSKIVFNDYKWALFATEHLINEGYQNIVHLKGNEGISLSNERMRGFMDAHHKHKRIFDFAQIIPTGFTIKDGRRAALEIIKKGTIPDAIFAANDPVAIGAMQVFKENGFQIPNDIAFVGFTESQMATIIEPPLTSVSQPANEIGKAAAQILLEQIESKVKFKPRTITLNGELNIRASSIRKK, from the coding sequence ATGAAATACATTACTATTAAAGATATAGCCAAAAAATTGAAGATTTCGGTTTCTACCGTCTCCCGAGCCTTCAATGACAAAGCCGATATTAATGCTACAACCAAAGATTTGGTTTTAAAGACGGCAAAAGAACTTGGATACCGCCCCAACCCTATTGCCAAAAAATTAATGCAACAACGTTCGTACACCATCGGAATTATTGTTCCCGAATTTGTGAATGCATTTTTCCCAAAAGTGATTATTGGAGTGCAAGAAATTGCTTTGAAGAAAGGCTACCAAGTTTTGATTGCCCAATCTAATGAATGTTATGAAACCGAATTAAAAAACATAAAAACGCTGGAAGACAGTATGGTTGACGGACTGATTATTTCCCTTTCGAGCGAAAGTAAAAATACCGAATATTACCAAGACCTTATTCGGTCGGGATTTCCTATTGTGTTTTTTAATCGGGTGAATAATCAATTGAATTGTTCTAAAATTGTATTTAACGATTATAAGTGGGCATTATTTGCTACAGAACATTTAATAAATGAAGGCTACCAAAACATAGTACACCTTAAAGGAAACGAGGGCATTTCCTTATCAAATGAACGGATGCGCGGTTTTATGGATGCGCATCATAAACATAAAAGAATTTTTGATTTCGCTCAAATTATCCCGACTGGATTTACTATCAAAGATGGTCGAAGAGCGGCCTTGGAAATTATTAAAAAAGGTACTATTCCTGATGCCATTTTTGCGGCCAATGACCCCGTTGCTATTGGTGCGATGCAAGTTTTTAAAGAAAATGGATTTCAAATTCCAAATGATATTGCCTTTGTGGGCTTTACCGAATCACAAATGGCTACTATTATCGAACCGCCTTTAACTTCTGTTTCACAACCAGCGAACGAAATTGGGAAAGCGGCTGCCCAAATTTTATTAGAACAAATAGAAAGTAAAGTAAAATTTAAACCGCGAACAATTACTTTGAATGGGGAGTTGAATATTCGAGCTTCTTCTATTCGAAAAAAATAA
- a CDS encoding SusC/RagA family TonB-linked outer membrane protein, with product MNAQRKVSGQVKDDTGFPLPGVSVLVSGTKIGVISDIDGKYAIMAKDTDALSFSYVGFKTQKKTVGSATQINIVLATDSKVLDEVVINVGYGKQKVKEVTGAVVQVKSDIIDRAPVSDISEAIQGRVAGVNVQAASGRPGEAANIQIRGVGSLLGKLEPLYVVDGVPYESNPNIAPDQVETMDILKDGAAAAVYGVRASNGVILITTKRGKPGNVSVNLSTYTGIQNIYSGTPLMNTQQQLFADFTVQPVLNGGNLPGYFILTPELLNYDTNFVKDVQNNNAILRNYNLGISGGTKDLSLNFNTSYNDQDGVLINSGFDRLSSRLNAQFTKGKFKAFATIGLTEENRQQEPFGLYEYSIGQKPWQLPLGDLSISGDNVVTIPVDNTIYFGFLAKQLQNTDERKVSSSNIAVNLEYEFLKGLTYKISLSKNKYDYQRKFFIPSYLIYGLDGKLNATASTLQAQLTEEYTFTERNVIENMLNYNVKFGKHSLTATAVSSYEDFNSKQLTIGAIGFPTNDTQEIGQGQQFKSPTSFVNTYTLAGLLGRFQYSYDERYLFSASIRRDGSSKFLNNRYATFPSVSAGWNISEEKFFKNSFLGKNVGSLKLRASYAQLGNQDVQPYTASTQIETGVNYLFGLNETLSSGLIQRRYSNPDLKWETSSSKNIGIDLAMFRNKLTFNADIYSNDKQDMLLPYQTPPSAGTSQPNAETVYNPIFINAGKMTNKGIEIALGYKNQLKNGLKYDISSTFTKNVNNIVDLNGIDRGYPNGRPTVSLGDGIDQTTFFAVGHEAGAFFLLQNDGVIKTDEQLTEYKKINPTAVKGDMMYKDVSGANGVADGKIDENDRVYSGSGQAAFEAGLNVDLKYKNFDLSVQSYLSYGAELFNGARFFAYTQGRHLDQFSQWSPQNPNSDIPSFKNSQSSESIRARSDYWLEDGTYLRIRNITIGYSLPKELLDKVKVGSVRLYVTGFNPFTFTKYTGYDPEVGGNGISTRGVDKGNYPVARRFVLGAQVKF from the coding sequence ATGAATGCACAAAGAAAGGTGTCTGGACAAGTTAAAGATGATACGGGATTTCCATTACCAGGAGTTTCGGTATTGGTTTCTGGGACTAAGATTGGTGTGATTTCAGATATTGACGGTAAGTATGCTATTATGGCAAAAGATACCGATGCATTAAGTTTTTCTTATGTTGGTTTTAAAACACAAAAGAAAACAGTGGGTTCGGCTACCCAAATCAATATAGTATTAGCTACAGACTCCAAAGTACTTGATGAAGTAGTAATCAATGTTGGTTATGGTAAGCAAAAGGTAAAAGAAGTAACTGGAGCTGTAGTCCAAGTAAAATCTGATATTATTGATCGCGCTCCTGTTTCGGATATTAGTGAAGCAATTCAAGGTCGTGTTGCTGGGGTAAATGTACAAGCAGCGAGTGGACGACCAGGAGAAGCAGCAAATATTCAAATACGTGGTGTAGGTTCCTTGTTAGGAAAATTAGAGCCTTTATATGTAGTTGATGGTGTGCCTTATGAATCAAATCCGAACATTGCTCCTGATCAAGTTGAGACAATGGACATTTTAAAGGATGGTGCGGCTGCGGCTGTTTATGGTGTTAGAGCATCTAATGGTGTAATATTAATAACAACCAAAAGAGGAAAACCTGGTAATGTATCAGTGAATTTGTCTACTTATACTGGAATTCAAAATATTTATTCAGGTACGCCATTAATGAATACGCAACAACAATTGTTTGCAGATTTTACGGTACAACCGGTATTGAATGGTGGTAATCTTCCGGGGTATTTTATATTAACCCCTGAGTTATTGAACTATGACACCAATTTTGTGAAGGATGTGCAGAATAACAATGCGATTCTTAGAAATTATAATTTAGGAATCTCAGGTGGTACCAAAGATTTGTCTTTGAATTTTAATACTAGTTATAACGATCAAGATGGAGTTTTAATTAATTCTGGATTTGACAGATTAAGTTCTAGACTGAATGCTCAATTTACTAAAGGAAAATTTAAAGCATTCGCTACTATAGGCTTGACTGAAGAAAATAGACAACAAGAGCCTTTCGGTTTGTATGAATATAGTATAGGTCAAAAACCTTGGCAACTGCCTTTAGGTGACTTGAGTATTAGTGGAGATAATGTGGTAACGATTCCTGTTGACAATACTATTTATTTTGGATTTTTAGCAAAACAATTGCAAAACACCGATGAAAGAAAAGTATCCTCTTCAAATATTGCAGTAAATTTAGAATATGAATTTTTAAAAGGGTTGACTTATAAAATAAGTTTAAGTAAAAATAAATATGATTATCAAAGAAAATTCTTTATTCCATCGTATTTAATTTATGGATTGGACGGAAAGTTAAATGCTACGGCATCAACTCTTCAAGCGCAACTTACAGAAGAGTATACGTTTACTGAGAGAAATGTGATTGAGAATATGTTGAACTATAATGTAAAATTTGGAAAACATAGTCTAACAGCAACTGCGGTTTCTTCTTATGAAGATTTTAATTCGAAGCAATTAACAATTGGTGCTATTGGTTTCCCTACAAACGATACCCAAGAAATTGGGCAAGGTCAACAATTTAAATCGCCAACTAGTTTTGTAAACACTTATACTTTGGCAGGATTATTAGGTAGATTTCAATATAGTTATGATGAACGTTATTTGTTTTCAGCTAGTATCCGTAGAGATGGTTCTTCAAAATTCTTAAACAATCGTTACGCTACTTTTCCTTCCGTATCTGCAGGTTGGAATATTTCTGAAGAAAAGTTCTTTAAAAATTCATTTTTAGGGAAAAATGTTGGAAGCCTAAAATTAAGAGCTAGTTATGCACAATTAGGAAATCAAGACGTTCAACCTTATACGGCAAGCACTCAAATTGAAACGGGTGTTAATTATTTATTTGGTTTGAATGAAACACTTTCTTCTGGATTAATACAAAGAAGATATTCCAACCCAGATTTAAAATGGGAGACAAGTAGTTCTAAAAACATCGGTATTGATTTGGCAATGTTTAGAAACAAATTGACATTCAATGCAGATATTTATAGTAATGACAAACAAGATATGTTATTACCATACCAGACACCACCTTCTGCGGGTACATCACAACCAAATGCGGAAACTGTTTACAATCCTATTTTTATCAATGCTGGTAAAATGACAAACAAGGGTATTGAGATCGCATTAGGATATAAAAATCAGCTAAAAAATGGATTGAAATATGATATCTCATCCACATTTACTAAAAACGTAAATAATATTGTTGATTTGAACGGGATTGACAGAGGTTATCCAAATGGTAGACCAACAGTTTCTTTAGGAGACGGAATCGATCAAACTACCTTTTTTGCTGTAGGTCATGAAGCGGGAGCTTTCTTCTTATTACAAAATGATGGTGTAATTAAAACGGATGAGCAATTAACGGAGTATAAAAAAATTAATCCAACTGCTGTAAAAGGAGATATGATGTATAAAGATGTTAGTGGTGCAAATGGTGTTGCAGATGGTAAGATCGATGAAAATGACCGTGTATATTCAGGTTCAGGTCAAGCTGCCTTTGAAGCTGGTTTGAATGTTGACTTAAAATATAAAAACTTTGATTTGTCAGTGCAATCTTACTTATCCTATGGAGCTGAATTATTTAATGGTGCGCGTTTCTTTGCTTATACACAAGGAAGACATTTAGACCAATTTTCACAATGGTCTCCACAAAACCCAAACTCTGATATTCCAAGTTTTAAAAACAGTCAATCCTCTGAAAGTATTAGAGCTAGATCAGATTATTGGTTGGAAGATGGAACTTATTTGAGAATTCGAAATATAACAATTGGTTATTCATTACCTAAAGAATTATTAGATAAAGTTAAGGTAGGAAGTGTAAGGCTATATGTGACTGGATTTAATCCTTTTACCTTTACCAAATATACTGGTTATGATCCTGAAGTAGGTGGTAACGGGATAAGTACAAGAGGTGTTGATAAAGGAAATTATCCTGTGGCTAGAAGATTCGTTCTAGGAGCTCAAGTTAAGTTTTAA
- a CDS encoding sodium:solute symporter family protein, with amino-acid sequence MKNIDIWVIILFSLLIFICGLAFSKTGKNMKSYFAAGGALPWWMSGLSLFMSFFSAGTFVVWGSIAYKSGWVAVSIQWTMAVAGFIIGMYIAPKWRKTNSLTVAEYITNRFGYKIQKVYTYLFLLISLFTTGAFLYPVAKILEVSTGIPITTSIISLGILILIYTAVGGLWAVIVTDVLQFVVLTAVVIIIVPLAFNKVGGVSTFIEKSPEHFFDLLNQEYSLSFIIAFGFYNLFFLAGNWAYVQRYTSVATPKDAQKVGWLFGALYTVSPLLWMLPPMIYHVVNPNLQGLETEGAYLLMCKEVLPAGMLGLMLVGMIFATSSSVNTTLNIAAGVFTNDLYKHFKPEANDVELMRVGKLSTVVLGLITIGVALVVPLLGYRVDTSFYYFYLKKRCVEISAI; translated from the coding sequence ATGAAAAACATTGATATTTGGGTAATAATCCTATTCTCGCTCTTGATTTTTATATGCGGATTGGCCTTTTCTAAAACAGGAAAAAACATGAAATCCTATTTTGCCGCTGGTGGTGCTTTGCCTTGGTGGATGAGTGGACTTTCTCTATTTATGAGTTTTTTCTCTGCAGGAACCTTTGTCGTTTGGGGTTCTATCGCTTACAAAAGTGGTTGGGTGGCCGTGAGTATCCAATGGACAATGGCCGTTGCGGGTTTTATCATCGGGATGTATATTGCACCAAAATGGCGCAAAACCAATTCGCTTACCGTAGCAGAATACATCACCAATCGTTTTGGGTATAAAATTCAAAAAGTATATACCTATTTATTTCTGTTAATATCCTTATTTACAACTGGTGCTTTTTTATATCCCGTTGCCAAAATCCTAGAAGTCTCCACCGGAATCCCGATTACGACCAGTATTATCAGTTTGGGAATTTTAATATTAATCTACACCGCAGTGGGTGGATTATGGGCAGTAATTGTGACCGATGTTCTGCAATTTGTGGTTTTGACAGCCGTTGTAATTATTATTGTGCCACTTGCATTTAATAAAGTTGGTGGAGTAAGTACTTTTATCGAAAAATCTCCAGAACACTTTTTTGACCTATTAAACCAAGAATATTCGCTTTCTTTTATCATTGCTTTTGGATTTTACAATTTATTCTTTCTTGCAGGGAATTGGGCCTATGTACAACGGTACACTTCGGTAGCCACTCCAAAAGATGCGCAAAAAGTGGGCTGGTTGTTTGGGGCTTTGTATACGGTGAGTCCGTTGTTGTGGATGTTACCGCCAATGATTTATCATGTTGTAAACCCTAATTTACAAGGATTAGAAACAGAAGGCGCTTACTTATTGATGTGTAAAGAGGTTTTGCCAGCCGGAATGTTAGGTTTAATGCTCGTTGGGATGATTTTTGCAACCTCTAGTTCTGTAAATACAACTTTAAATATTGCAGCTGGTGTCTTTACCAACGACTTATACAAACACTTTAAACCCGAGGCAAATGATGTCGAACTCATGCGTGTGGGGAAATTATCGACCGTGGTTTTAGGATTGATTACTATTGGTGTGGCTTTGGTCGTTCCGTTATTGGGCTATCGTGTGGACACATCTTTTTATTATTTTTACTTAAAAAAGAGATGCGTAGAGATTTCAGCGATTTAG